In Anopheles gambiae chromosome 2, idAnoGambNW_F1_1, whole genome shotgun sequence, a single window of DNA contains:
- the LOC1274634 gene encoding sorting nexin-6 isoform X2 — MMDGIEENGSPQQATSPSVTVPETIGSRQGSVEGGSTTGTTAALPENSLLVDISDALSEKERVKFTVHTRTNLPGFDKSDFLVVRQHEEFVWLHDRFEENEEYAGYIIPPCPPRPDFDASREKLQRLGEGEGNMTKEEFKKMKLELEAEYLATFKKTVAMHEVFLTRLASHPVFREDSHLKVFLVYDQDLCAKMKKKIDIFGGLVKSIGKTTDEIYLGATVKDVNDFFEHELQFLGEYHSHLKEAAIRTEKMTNKHKDVADSHVRISSQLLALSTAEHGSMEKFLAKTSDIFEKIRNMEGRVASDQDLKLGDTLRYYQRDSNAAKALLIRRLRCLAAYEAANRNLEKARAKNKDVHAAESAQTQACEKFESMSARGKEELVSFRLRRVAAFKKSLTDLAELEIKHAKGQYEFLRQSLLALQELV, encoded by the exons ATGATG GATGGAATCGAAGAAAACGGATCACCGCAGCAAGCGACGAGCCCGAGTGTCACCGTCCCGGAGACGATAGGTTCGCGCCAGGGATCCGTTGAGGGCGGATCAACTACTGGTACCACCGCAGCGCTGCCGGAAAATTCCCTACTG GTCGACATTTCCGACGCATTGAGTGAGAAGGAGCGGGTGAAATTTACCGTCCACACGCGCACGAACTTACCCGGCTTTGACAAGTCCGACTTTCTGGTGGTCCGACAGCACGAGGAATTCGTCTGGCTGCACGATCGCTTCGAAGAGAACGAAGAGTATGCCGGTTACATTATCCCACCGTGTCCGCCCCGGCCTGACTTCGATGCATCGCGCGAGAAGCTGCAACGGCTGGGCGAAGGCGAAGGCAATATGACCAAGGAGGAGTTTAAGAAGATGAAGCTGGAGCTGGAAGCCGAATATTTGGCCACCTTCAAAAAGACTGTCGCCATGCACGAAGTCTTCCTGACGCGTCTCGCCTCGCATCCCGTGTTCCGAGAGGATTCGCACCTGAAGGTGTTCCTCGTGTACGACCAGGATTTGTGtgcaaaaatgaagaaaaagatCGACATATTTGGTGGACTGGTGAAAAGCATCGGCAAAACGACGGATGAAATCTACCTCGGTGCCACGGTGAAGGATGTGAACGATTTCTTCGAGCACGAGCTGCAGTTCTTGGGCGAGTACCATTCCCACTTGAAAGAGGCCGCGATACGAACGGAGAAAATGACCAACAAACACAAGGACGTGGCCGATTCGCATGTGCGCATTTCATCTCAATTGCTGGCGCTATCCACCGCGGAACACGGCTCAATGGAGAAGTTTTTGGCAAAGACGTCCgatattttcgaaaaaataagg AACATGGAAGGACGTGTGGCAAGCGATCAGGACCTGAAGCTGGGAGATACGCTGCGATACTATCAACGGGATAGTAATGCAGCCAAAGCGTTGTTAATTCGTCGTTTGCGCTGCTTGGCTGCGTACGAAGCCGCCAACCGCAACCTAGAAAAGGCACGGGCGAAAAATAAGGATGTTCACGCG GCGGAAAGTGCACAGACACAGGCATGCGAAAAGTTCGAATCGATGTCAGCACGCGGCAAGGAAGAATTGGTCAGCTTTAGATTGCGCCGTGTGGCTGCCTTCAAGAAAAG CTTGACTGATCTGGCAGAGTTGGAAATAAAGCACGCTAAAGGACAGTACGAATTTCTACGCCAGTCTTTACTCGCCTTACAAGAGCTGGTTTAG
- the LOC1274634 gene encoding sorting nexin-6 isoform X1, producing MMDGIEENGSPQQATSPSVTVPETIGSRQGSVEGGSTTGTTAALPENSLLVDISDALSEKERVKFTVHTRTNLPGFDKSDFLVVRQHEEFVWLHDRFEENEEYAGYIIPPCPPRPDFDASREKLQRLGEGEGNMTKEEFKKMKLELEAEYLATFKKTVAMHEVFLTRLASHPVFREDSHLKVFLVYDQDLCAKMKKKIDIFGGLVKSIGKTTDEIYLGATVKDVNDFFEHELQFLGEYHSHLKEAAIRTEKMTNKHKDVADSHVRISSQLLALSTAEHGSMEKFLAKTSDIFEKIRNMEGRVASDQDLKLGDTLRYYQRDSNAAKALLIRRLRCLAAYEAANRNLEKARAKNKDVHAPLEVQEAESAQTQACEKFESMSARGKEELVSFRLRRVAAFKKSLTDLAELEIKHAKGQYEFLRQSLLALQELV from the exons ATGATG GATGGAATCGAAGAAAACGGATCACCGCAGCAAGCGACGAGCCCGAGTGTCACCGTCCCGGAGACGATAGGTTCGCGCCAGGGATCCGTTGAGGGCGGATCAACTACTGGTACCACCGCAGCGCTGCCGGAAAATTCCCTACTG GTCGACATTTCCGACGCATTGAGTGAGAAGGAGCGGGTGAAATTTACCGTCCACACGCGCACGAACTTACCCGGCTTTGACAAGTCCGACTTTCTGGTGGTCCGACAGCACGAGGAATTCGTCTGGCTGCACGATCGCTTCGAAGAGAACGAAGAGTATGCCGGTTACATTATCCCACCGTGTCCGCCCCGGCCTGACTTCGATGCATCGCGCGAGAAGCTGCAACGGCTGGGCGAAGGCGAAGGCAATATGACCAAGGAGGAGTTTAAGAAGATGAAGCTGGAGCTGGAAGCCGAATATTTGGCCACCTTCAAAAAGACTGTCGCCATGCACGAAGTCTTCCTGACGCGTCTCGCCTCGCATCCCGTGTTCCGAGAGGATTCGCACCTGAAGGTGTTCCTCGTGTACGACCAGGATTTGTGtgcaaaaatgaagaaaaagatCGACATATTTGGTGGACTGGTGAAAAGCATCGGCAAAACGACGGATGAAATCTACCTCGGTGCCACGGTGAAGGATGTGAACGATTTCTTCGAGCACGAGCTGCAGTTCTTGGGCGAGTACCATTCCCACTTGAAAGAGGCCGCGATACGAACGGAGAAAATGACCAACAAACACAAGGACGTGGCCGATTCGCATGTGCGCATTTCATCTCAATTGCTGGCGCTATCCACCGCGGAACACGGCTCAATGGAGAAGTTTTTGGCAAAGACGTCCgatattttcgaaaaaataagg AACATGGAAGGACGTGTGGCAAGCGATCAGGACCTGAAGCTGGGAGATACGCTGCGATACTATCAACGGGATAGTAATGCAGCCAAAGCGTTGTTAATTCGTCGTTTGCGCTGCTTGGCTGCGTACGAAGCCGCCAACCGCAACCTAGAAAAGGCACGGGCGAAAAATAAGGATGTTCACGCG CCGCTGGAAGTACAGGAG GCGGAAAGTGCACAGACACAGGCATGCGAAAAGTTCGAATCGATGTCAGCACGCGGCAAGGAAGAATTGGTCAGCTTTAGATTGCGCCGTGTGGCTGCCTTCAAGAAAAG CTTGACTGATCTGGCAGAGTTGGAAATAAAGCACGCTAAAGGACAGTACGAATTTCTACGCCAGTCTTTACTCGCCTTACAAGAGCTGGTTTAG
- the LOC1274635 gene encoding actin-related protein 5, whose amino-acid sequence MDISPIEDLKITPDIVQPYPDPSVGREGVIVIDNGSFNCRAGWMLKEKPALVFRNILAKPRKDRNKKDIEVATVPVTQIGNDIVNIEALRLQLRTQFDRNVVTHYNVQEQIFDYIFTKLGINSENSVPHKVMITECLFNPNYCRSLMSELLFECYDIPGLSYGVDSLLSFHSNQRGKSGLIIATGYHTTHVVPVLNGRMVVENIRRINIGGSHMIAFLHRCLQLKYTFHLNAITLSRSEVLLHKYGEFAYDYMEALQNWACLTYYDQNVKKIQLPYNQTTAAPALTTEQKFEKKKELSKRLAEINARRREERLAQDEELLMQLQQLEESAEDGEDIRDGLVEHSIKDVGELKRMIATVNSRIEKARQKMNAPCAGGSQSQLQSDSDKLLQPPPNMSVVEWVEETRRKRDAIIEKRQARRQRKQDLAKRRTAAAQERMRIISHLARKEKGSDDFGMRDEDWDVYKQISREEDSDNENDSERLVEYDIILKQYDSTYEDPLLTMSGNAAELYQLHVGVERIRAPEILFQPSIIGSYEAGLAETIDFVLKLFPAEQRGCLVNNIFLTGGCAKIRGLKDRLSREMREMLPFESRFEIEVAREPVLDAWNGASKFCLTETFRQSLITRPMYEECGGEYLKEHVHGNVYFPTPKDCGDQLTG is encoded by the coding sequence ATGGACATCTCACCGATAGAGGATCTTAAAATCACCCCAGACATTGTACAGCCGTACCCCGATCCATCCGTCGGTCGGGAGGGAGTGATTGTCATAGACAATGGCTCGTTCAACTGCCGTGCAGGCTGGATGTTGAAGGAAAAGCCAGCATTGGTGTTTCGCAATATCCTGGCCAAACCGCGGAAGgatcgcaacaaaaaagacatcGAAGTGGCCACCGTTCCTGTGACACAGATTGGCAACGACATAGTGAACATCGAGGCATTGCGGCTTCAGTTGCGCACACAGTTTGATCGCAATGTCGTCACACACTACAATGTACAAGAGCAAATATTTGACTACATTTTCACCAAGCTTGGAATCAATTCGGAAAACAGCGTGCCACACAAGGTCATGATTACGGAGTGTTTGTTCAATCCAAACTACTGCCGAAGTTTGATGTCGGAGCTGCTCTTCGAATGCTACGACATACCGGGCCTTTCGTACGGTGTGGATAGCCTACTGAGCTTTCACTCGAATCAGCGTGGGAAGAGCGGACTGATCATCGCCACCGGTTATCACACCACTCACGTCGTGCCAGTGCTGAACGGACGCATGGTGGTGGAAAATATACGCCGCATAAATATTGGCGGATCGCACATGATCGCCTTTCTGCACCGATGTTTGCAGCTGAagtatacattccaccttaaCGCGATCACGTTGAGTCGTTCGGAGGTTTTGCTGCACAAGTATGGAGAGTTTGCGTACGACTACATGGAGGCGCTCCAAAACTGGGCCTGCCTGACATATTATGACCAAAACGTGAAGAAAATACAGCTGCCCTACAACCAGACCACTGCAGCGCCGGCACTAACGACGGAGCAGaagtttgaaaagaaaaaagagctttCTAAACGATTGGCAGAGATCAATGCACGGCGGCGTGAGGAACGACTGGCGCAGGATGAGGAATTGCTAATGCAGCTACAGCAGCTAGAAGAGTCCGCGGAAGATGGAGAGGACATTCGCGATGGTTTGGTCGAGCACAGCATCAAAGACGTGGGCGAGCTGAAACGGATGATTGCCACCGTAAATTCTCGAATCGAAAAAGCGCGCCAAAAAATGAACGCACCATGCGCGGGCGGCTCCCAGTCGCAGCTGCAATCCGATTCGGACAAATTATTACAACCCCCGCCCAACATGTCTGTGGTCGAGTGGGTCGAGGAAACGCGCCGCAAGCGTGACGCCATAATAGAGAAACGACAAGCGCGAAGGCAGCGTAAGCAGGACCTTGCCAAGCGGCGGACGGCAGCCGCTCAGGAGCGAATGCGCATCATTTCCCACCTCGCCCGAAAAGAGAAGGGTAGCGATGATTTCGGAATGCGCGACGAGGACTGGGATGTGTATAAGCAAATCAGTCGCGAAGAGGATAGCGACAATGAGAACGACAGTGAACGTTTGGTGGAGTACGACATTATTCTCAAGCAGTACGATTCAACGTACGAAGATCCGCTGCTGACGATGTCCGGCAATGCCGCCGAGCTGTACCAGCTGCATGTTGGCGTGGAACGTATCCGCGCTCCTGAAATTCTGTTCCAACCAAGCATCATCGGCAGCTACGAAGCGGGACTGGCCGAAACGATTGACTTTGTGTTGAAGCTGTTTCCCGCCGAGCAGCGAGGTTGCTtggtaaacaatatttttctgaCTGGCGGGTGTGCCAAAATCCGTGGCCTGAAAGACCGACTGTCGAGAGAGATGAGGGAAATGCTTCCATTTGAGTCTAGGTTCGAAATCGAGGTTGCTCGCGAACCAGTGTTGGACGCTTGGAACGGAGCGAGCAAGTTTTGTTTAACCGAGACATTTCGCCAATCACTGATAACTCGTCCAATGTACGAAGAATGTGGTGGAGAGTACCTAAAAGAACACGTGCATGGTAACGTTTACTTCCCAACGCCAAAAGATTGTGGCGATCAGCTGACGGGATGA
- the LOC1274636 gene encoding acyl-CoA-binding domain-containing protein 5 isoform X1, producing MSIEERFNAAVNVIRGLPKNGPYQPSNDMLLRFYSYYKQATKGKCCERKPAFWDVINRAKWDAWNRLGDMDKEVAMQKYVDELKKIVETMSYTDNVANFMEYSMSELDNVSIQDLEMVAPEAIKKARSRPNSPLASREASPNRLSPVTPSPPPMMSSPVAPMGNGHVHKPTAINGYANGSYAGHHAAHNQHHQTNGFVSSTISNGASSGPSELSDDEYIDTYDDDFESETTTVFRPIEAVNHAHYYQNGLSGPVGAPLVNGGTFLHSSEGAGFARTDVAAQITRTIERLNSSVQQIQSRVSVIEQSVAELREQQQQQMTKMRASSVRSSRPTWWPFAEISPGLLAFVILWPLVINRVTGSWTQRKQP from the exons ATGTCGATCGAGGAACGATTTAATGCGGCGGTAAACGTAATCAGGGGCCTGCCAAAGAATG GACCGTATCAACCGAGCAATGATATGCTGCTACGATTTTATTCATACTACAAACAGGCTACTAAAGGCAAATGTTGTGAACGCAAACCCGCCTTCTGGGATGTTATTAATCG TGCGAAATGGGATGCTTGGAATCGGTTAGGAGATATGGACAAGGAAGTGGCTATGCAGAAATACGTCGATGAATTGAAAAAG ATTGTTGAAACGATGTCCTACACCGACAATGTGGCCAACTTTATGGAGTACAGCATGAGCGAACTGGATAACGTCAGTATCCAGGATTTGGAGATGGTTGCACCGGAAGCGATTAAAAAAGCTCGCTCTCGTCCAAACTCACCGCTTGCTTCGCGCGAAGCCAGTCCAAATCGACTGTCGCCAGTTACACCGTCGCCTCCGCCAATGATGTCCTCGCCGGTAGCACCAATGGGCAATGGTCATGTGCACAAGCCAACGGCGATCAATGGATATGCGAATGGTAGTTACGCCGGTCATCACGCTGCACATAATCAGCATCATCAGACGAATGGATTTGTTTCGTCCACGATAAGTAATGGCGCTAGTTCGGGACCGTCTGAGCTAAGCGACGACGAGTACATCGACACGTACGATGATGACTTCGAAAGCGAAACGACCACTGTGTTCCGTCCTATTGAGGCCGTCAATCACGCCCATTACTATCAAAATGGTTTATCGGGCCCGGTCGGTGCGCCCCTGGTTAACGGAGGTACGTTCCTACATAGTTCAGAAGGGGCAGGATTCGCGCGAACCGACGTGGCTGCTCAGATTACGCGAACAATCGAACGACTAAATAGCAGCGTGCAGCAGATACAGAGCCGCGTCAGTGTGATTGAACAATCGGTGGCTGAGTTGCgagagcaacagcagcagcaaatgacaAAGATGCGTGCTTCCTCTGTTCGGTCTTCACGGCCTACCTGGTGGCCTTTTGCAGAGATTTCTCCGGGACTGTTAGCATTCGTCATACTTTGGCCGCTGGTGATAAACCGAGTTACTGGCAGCTGGACGCAGAGGAAGCAACCCTGA
- the LOC1274636 gene encoding acyl-CoA-binding domain-containing protein 5 isoform X2, with translation MLLRFYSYYKQATKGKCCERKPAFWDVINRAKWDAWNRLGDMDKEVAMQKYVDELKKIVETMSYTDNVANFMEYSMSELDNVSIQDLEMVAPEAIKKARSRPNSPLASREASPNRLSPVTPSPPPMMSSPVAPMGNGHVHKPTAINGYANGSYAGHHAAHNQHHQTNGFVSSTISNGASSGPSELSDDEYIDTYDDDFESETTTVFRPIEAVNHAHYYQNGLSGPVGAPLVNGGTFLHSSEGAGFARTDVAAQITRTIERLNSSVQQIQSRVSVIEQSVAELREQQQQQMTKMRASSVRSSRPTWWPFAEISPGLLAFVILWPLVINRVTGSWTQRKQP, from the exons ATGCTGCTACGATTTTATTCATACTACAAACAGGCTACTAAAGGCAAATGTTGTGAACGCAAACCCGCCTTCTGGGATGTTATTAATCG TGCGAAATGGGATGCTTGGAATCGGTTAGGAGATATGGACAAGGAAGTGGCTATGCAGAAATACGTCGATGAATTGAAAAAG ATTGTTGAAACGATGTCCTACACCGACAATGTGGCCAACTTTATGGAGTACAGCATGAGCGAACTGGATAACGTCAGTATCCAGGATTTGGAGATGGTTGCACCGGAAGCGATTAAAAAAGCTCGCTCTCGTCCAAACTCACCGCTTGCTTCGCGCGAAGCCAGTCCAAATCGACTGTCGCCAGTTACACCGTCGCCTCCGCCAATGATGTCCTCGCCGGTAGCACCAATGGGCAATGGTCATGTGCACAAGCCAACGGCGATCAATGGATATGCGAATGGTAGTTACGCCGGTCATCACGCTGCACATAATCAGCATCATCAGACGAATGGATTTGTTTCGTCCACGATAAGTAATGGCGCTAGTTCGGGACCGTCTGAGCTAAGCGACGACGAGTACATCGACACGTACGATGATGACTTCGAAAGCGAAACGACCACTGTGTTCCGTCCTATTGAGGCCGTCAATCACGCCCATTACTATCAAAATGGTTTATCGGGCCCGGTCGGTGCGCCCCTGGTTAACGGAGGTACGTTCCTACATAGTTCAGAAGGGGCAGGATTCGCGCGAACCGACGTGGCTGCTCAGATTACGCGAACAATCGAACGACTAAATAGCAGCGTGCAGCAGATACAGAGCCGCGTCAGTGTGATTGAACAATCGGTGGCTGAGTTGCgagagcaacagcagcagcaaatgacaAAGATGCGTGCTTCCTCTGTTCGGTCTTCACGGCCTACCTGGTGGCCTTTTGCAGAGATTTCTCCGGGACTGTTAGCATTCGTCATACTTTGGCCGCTGGTGATAAACCGAGTTACTGGCAGCTGGACGCAGAGGAAGCAACCCTGA
- the LOC1274637 gene encoding G patch domain-containing protein 4, whose protein sequence is MDFAKNILLKYGWKEGEGLGKNSDGITAPLKASFKFSTSGIGADKVSDAKNNWWERVYNEAAGNIEVESGGNTKTEVPVSLRQVDAEAVEITTKSYSVNKLKRKDMDQQGPKGSMYGSVFLKASTLLGGLGREEDMPDHVRTEDIEFAPVKTLTDEELFAACGGRTAHKGARHGLKLNGKLARIDEQNNKLLQELESRSFEDVIKSSDWQVQASKNGRRKSRKQKRNEQRWIAHGSADAEDEVKDMIHHADYVVAKNKKKQKVHHKTDQELANEMSSMFAELPEEDGGVEENEPEAAPKPKSKKAKHKSKSASNKGASLEQELDLLSEKIRKLDHSSVTIKKKDKKKKSKLKLAADDDDTAMIDPAAKYRKDYRPDLKQNNRLLKSVVPHEVGVETVPKKPAPLLGSDSSDGEEEDVVQRVNEEQNRYRSKMRANVPKINIIEPTEEDSLVLGQSLKERHKNDVKRVGNRTAGGKRKKTKKNQRVLAKLADSLSKKL, encoded by the exons ATGGATTTTGCCAAAAACATACTCCTAAAATATGGATGGAAAGAAG GTGAAGGGCTCGGGAAAAACTCGGACGGCATTACGGCGCCGCTCAAAGCCAGTTTCAAGTTTAGCACTAGCGGAATTGGAGCCGACAAGGTCAGTGACGCTAAAAACAATTGGTGGGAGCGTGTTTACAACGAGGCGGCCGGCAATATTGAGGTTGAATCTGGCGGAAACACGAAAACCGAAGTGCCGGTTTCACTTCGGCAGGTAGATGCGGAAGCGGTTGAAATTACCACAAAGAGCTACTCGGTAAACAAACTGAAGCGGAAGGATATGGATCAGCAAGGTCCGAAAGGTTCAATGTACGGTAGCGTGTTTCTTAAAGCCTCCACCCTGTTGGGAGGTCTTGGGCGTGAAGAAGACATGCCGGATCATGTTCGCACGGAGGATATCGAGTTTGCTCCCGTTAAAACTCTTACGGATGAGGAGCTGTTTGCGGCGTGTGGTGGTCGAACGGCCCACAA AGGTGCTCGTCATGGACTGAAACTGAACGGCAAGTTGGCACGGATAGATGAACAGAACAATAAGCTCTTGCAGGAGTTGGAGAGCAGATCGTTCGAGGATGTGATAAAGTCTAGTGATTGGCAGGTACAGGCGTCTAAAAACGGGCGTCGAAAATCAAGAAAACAGAAGCGGAACGAGCAACGGTGGATCGCACACGGTTCAGCGGACGCCGAGGATGAAGTGAAAGATATGATCCATCATGCCGATTACGTGGTAGCtaagaacaaaaagaaacaaaaggtCCACCATAAAACGGACCAAGAGCTGGCAAACGAAATGTCAAGCATGTTCGCCGAGCTGCCGGAAGAGGATGGTGGAGTGGAAGAAAACGAACCGGAAGCGGCGCCGAAGCCGAAATCAAAGAAGGCGAAGCATAAATCCAAATCGGCATCGAACAAGGGCGCTTCTCTGGAGCAGGAGTTAGATCTGCTAAGTGAAAAAATTCGCAAACTAGATCACAGCTCGGTAACAATTAAGAAGAaagataagaaaaagaaaagcaaactaAAACTGGCTGCCGATGACGACGATACAGCGATGATCGACCCTGCGGCTAAGTACCGTAAGGACTATCGCCCCGACTTGAAGCAGAACAACCGTTTGCTTAAGTCTGTCGTGCCGCATGAAGTCGGCGTGGAAACGGTTCCCAAGAAGCCGGCACCGTTGCTAGGGTCAGATTCTAGTGATGGAGAGGAAGAAGATGTCGTGCAGCGGGTGAACGAAGAACAGAACCGGTACAGGTCGAAAATGAGAGCCAATGTGCCAAAGATAAACATTATCGAACCCACGGAGGAGGACAGTCTCGTGCTGGGACAGAGTCTGAAAGAACGTCACAAGAACGATGTGAAGCGTGTGGGTAATCGTACCGCAGGCGGCAAAcggaagaagacgaagaaaaatCAACGCGTGTTGGCTAAGCTGGCGGATTCGCTGTCTAAAAAGTTGTAA
- the LOC1274638 gene encoding exonuclease 1, with translation MGITGLLPFLEKASSACHLRELRGKCVAIDTYCWLHRGAFGCAERLARGDSTDMHIQYCLKYVQLLLSHNIKPILVFDGQHLPAKAATEAKRREIRETARKRGAELLRLGRIDEARSFLRRCVDITHEMALQLMQECRKRGVDCIVAPYEADAQLAYLNRTDIAQYVITEDSDLVLFGCNRILFKLDLTGHGRLVEASKLHLAMGCREDRYKFAKFRYMCILSGCDYLDSLPGIGLGKACKFMLKTEDPDIRRALAKIPAYLNMRQLSVTEEYKDEFLKADATFKHMVVYDPVQRRQTRLVDPDDEGTPEQYCCNAGKFLDEKVAFQLAVGNLDPFSLRKMDDWHPDEADVDVAAGKNQHPSIWRKDYMLLRDAKQAQNSTQTQKPATLSSFVKRAVHHVEHAVDQNTNETITDVLQIYGIQSPDEPPSKRSCHAQKSFQSAESHVAIDYQDVEALDVLEQLEQPKTPKRTRNPFAVSPNKSLLSRDTLLSPTKITPETRSLLHNVSPVKRIDYSQQRSQLVTTSIVGSGATSSRLSRFKTAHSKGVTISKDEPKVISRFFCTQQNKSQSRTTDTSKGSNSIAKTSEDDSPKKSCTKQDVVCSLVSPTAIVKDIKSKRDSHALKATAIYLSSPEARLQSRGDRTPEKRKRVQIPPESGERSNSVLGRFDSGIAMSENNSNEDEGSLECDSGTGLSSSQKENDDVVITPVEMECSDLKPRNARLALFERRPAKQLSQLLESKDNIEELAIVLDDDSSSDEDTKKRTADAQQAISAEKVHSPVKATHKTETVKPFQLPSTSTGKVEASTKSKARSSCKRPGLSINRKQSVPKTDNTNLGLTQTRLSMFGFQKKPSMQLNNR, from the exons ATGGGCATCACCGGGTTGCTGCCGTTCCTGGAAAAGGCGAGCAGCGCTTGCCATTTGCGCGAACTCCGCGGCAAGTGTGTAGCCATAGATACCTACTGCTGGCTTCATCGCGGAGCGTTTGGTTGCGCAGAACGGTTGGCCCGTGGCGACTCGACTGATATGCACATTCAGTACTGCTTGAAGTACGTGCAGCTGTTGCTTTCGCACAATATCAAACCAATCCTCGTTTTCGATGGGCAGCATCTGCCAGCGAAAGCTGCCACCGAGGCGAAGCGTCGCGAGATCAGAGAAACTGCCCGCAAGCGTGGAGCGGAACTGTTGCGCTTGGGTCGCATCGACGAAGCCCGCAGCTTCTTGAGACGATGCGTCGATATCACCCACGAAATGGCTCTTCAGCTGATGCAGGAATGTCGCAAACGCGGTGTCGATTGTATCGTAGCACCGTACGAAGCTGACGCGCAGCTGGCGTACCTCAATCGCACCGACATCGCCCAGTACGTCATCACGGAAGATTCGGATCTGGTGCTGTTCGGATGCAATCGTATCCTGTTCAAGCTGGACTTGACGGGCCATGGACGGTTGGTCGAGGCGAGCAAACTGCATCTAGCGATGGGATGTCGGGAGGATCGCTACAAGTTTGCTAAATTTCGGTACATGTGCATCCTGTCGGgttgcgattatttggattCCTTGCCTGGCATTGGTCTGGGGAAGGCGTGCAAGTTCATGCTGAAAACGGAAGATCCCGATATACGCAGGGCGTTGGCAAAGATTCCGGCATACCTGAACATGAGGCAGCTGTCCGTGACGGAGGAGTATAAGGACGAGTTCCTAAAGGCGGATGCTACCTTCAAGCATATGGTGGTGTACGATCCTGTGCAACGCCGCCAGACCAGACTGGTGGACCCGGACGACGAGGGTACTCCAGAGCAGTACTGTTGCAATGCCGGCAAGTTTTTGGATGAGAAAGTAGCATTCCAGCTAGCGGTTGGGAATTTGGATCCTTTTTCGCTGCGCAAAATGGACGATTGGCATCCAGATGAAGCGGATGTAGATGTGGCGGCAGGCAAGAATCAACATCCTAGCATCTGGCGGAAGGATTACATGTTGCTAAGGGACGCAAAGCAAgcacaaaacagcacacaaacacagaaaccAGCCACATTGTCGTCATTCGTGAAGCGTGCAGTGCATCACGTGGAGCACGCTGTTGACCAGAACACTAACGAAACGATCACTGATGTCTTGCAAATTTACGGCATTCAAAGTCCCGACGAACCACCCTCGAAACGATCGTGCCATGCGCAAAAGTCTTTTCAATCCGCCGAATCTCACGTTGCGATTGACTATCAAGATGTGGAAGCGCTTGACGTGCTGGAACAATTGGAGCAACCAAAAACGCCCAAACGCACCCGAAATCCGTTTGCAGTCTCTCCCAACAAATCGTTGCTGAGCCGCGATACATTGCTTTCGCCCACCAAAATAACACCGGAAACACGATCCCTGCTGCACAATGTAAGCCCAGTCAAGCGGATCGACTACTCTCAGCAACGCAGCCAGTTAGTAACGACATCCATAGTAGGCAGTGGCGCTACTTCCAGCCGATTGAGTCGGTTTAAAACGGCCCACAGCAAGGGTGTAACTATTTCTAAGGATGAACCTAAAGTGATCAGTAGATTTTTctgcacacagcaaaacaaatcacaaagCCGTACGACGGATACAAGTAAAGGAAGCAATAGTATAGCTAAAACTTCCGAAGACGACAGTCCCAAGAAGAGCTGCACAAAGCAGGATGTCGTCTGTTCACTCGTTTCTCCCACTGCCATAGTGAAGGACATCAAGAGCAAGCGAGATTCGCATGCCCTTAAAGCGACTGCTATTTACCTCAGCTCACCGGAAGCGCGACTGCAGAGTCGAGGCGATCGAACGCCAGAAAAGCGCAAACGGGTGCAAATACCTCCCGAGTCAGGGGAAAGGAGTAATTCTGTGCTCGGTCGGTTTGACAGTGGAATAGCAATGAGCGAAAATAACTCTAACGAGGACGAAGGTTCGCTAGAGTGTGATAGCGGTACAGGATTAAGCTCTTCCCAGAAGGAAAATGACGACGTCGTAATAACTCCTGTTGAAATGGAATGTTCCGACCTCAAGCCGCGTAATGCCCGTTTAGCGCTATTCGAGAGGCGGCCAGCGAAGCAGCTGAGCCAGTTGCTGGAAAGTAAAGACAACATTGAAGAGCTCGCCATCGTGCTGGACGACGATAGTAGTAGCGACGAAGACACTAAAAAGCGTACTGCTGATGCCCAACAGGCGATATCGGCGGAAAAAGTCCACAGCCCTGTGAAGGCAACACACAAGACTGAAACAGTGAAACCGTTCCAGCTGCCATCAACGTCTACGGGGAAAGTAGAAGCTTCCACCAAGTCTAAGGCGCGTTCTTCATGCAAACGACCAGGACTGTCGATAAATAGGAAGCAATCTGTTCCCAAAACGGACAATACTAATTTAGGTTTAACGCAAACTCGATTGTCTATGTTCGGGTTTCAGAAAAAG CCTTCGATGCAGCTGAATAATCGGTAA